AGCGCTGGTGCAGCGCCTCCCAGGTGTGCGAGGCCGGGTCCGTGTCGTTCCAGTTCGCGATGTCGGCTTCCTGGGCGTCGCGGTTCTGCTTCATGCCCTCGTGCATCGTGTTGTCCACGCCGACCGGCACCGCGGTCAGGCCGGTGCCGGTGACGACGTCGGTGAACCCCGGCGACGCGGCCACCCGCACCTCGTGCCCGGCCGCGACGAGCGCCCAGGCGGCCGGGACCATGCAGTACAGGTGGGACTTCTCGTCCAGCGTCACGAACAACACGCGCACGGGAGGGTGCCTTTCAGTGGTGGCCGGAGAACGTGCCCGCGAGCCGGGTGGAGATCAGCCGCAGCACCTCGGGCTGGTGGTCGGCGAGGAAGAAGTGCCCGCCGGCGAACACCTTCAGCTCGAACTCGCCGTCGGTGTGGTCCTGCCACGCCCGCGCCTCGGCCAGCGTGGTCTTCGGGTCGGCGTCGCCGGTCAGCACGGTGATCGGCGTGCTCAGCTTCGGTCCCGGCCGCTTGACGTAGGTCTCCGCGGCCTTGTAGTCGTTGCGGATCGCGGGCAGCGCCATCCGCAGGATCTCGTCGTCGCCCAGCACGGCCGCGTTGGTGCCGCCGAGCTTGCGCAGTTCGGCGAGCACGCCGTCGTCGTCGAGCTTGTGCACGGATTCGTCCCGGCGGCAGGAGGGCGCCCGCCGGCCGGACGCGAACAGGTGCAGCGGGGTCACGCCGGCCGCCTCCAGCCGGGTGGCGACCTCGAACCCGAGCGTCGCGCCCATGCTGTGGCCGAACAGCGCGAACGGCTTGCGCGTCCGCTCGGCCAGCACTTCGGCGACGCGGTCCGCGAGCTCGGGAATGGTGTCGATGCCCGGCTCCAGCCGGCGGTCCTGGCGGCCCGGGTACTGCACGGACAGGACCTCGACCGCCCGGCCGAGCCCGGTGGACATCGGGAAGTAGAAGCTCGCCGAGCCGCCGGCGTGCGGCAGGCAGAAGAGCTGGACGGCACCCTCGTCCGCGTCGTGGTAGCGGCGGAGCCACAGCTCCGGGTTCTCAGTCATGCGTGAACTCCGTCCTCAGGGTGGTGCCGAGCCAGCCGCGCACGGTCTCGGCGGTGGTGGCGGCGTGGTCCTCGACCATGGTGAAGTGGTTGCCCGGCACGTCGATGACGGTGTCGGCGGTGTCCCAGTGCGTCTGCCACTCCTCCGGAGCCAGCCGCTCGTCGGCGACCGGGGGCTCGGACGAGCGCACCAGCAGCAGCGGCACCGACAGCTTCGCGGGCGCCCAGCCGGCCATGAGCCGGAAGTACCAGCTCATCGCCGAGAGCCGGGCGACGTCCATCGGCGCGAACACCTCCTCACGGTCGAACATGCCGCCGAACAGCTCGTCGCGGAACCGGTCCAGCGGCGAGTCTTCGCGCGGCAGGTAGCTGTCGAGCAGCACGACGGCCAGGGGCGGCGTCCCCCGCTCTTCGAGGAGCTCGGCGGCGGCGTGCGCGAGCATCCCGCCCGAAGACGACCCGAGGAGCACGAACGGCGCGCCGCCGGCGACGCGCAGCACCGAGTCGGCCTGGACCTCGGCGACCGCGCGGACACTGGTCGGCAGCGCCTCGCCCTTGACGAACCCGGGCGCGGGGAGCGCGTGCACGTCGTGGTCGCCGCGGAACGGCGAGGCGAACCGGGCGTACTGGTGCACCCCGGCCAGCGCCACGTACGAGCTGAAGCAGATGAGCTTCGGCGTGCGCTCCCCGGCGGCCAGCTGCACCGAACCCGGCTGTTCGGCCAGGTCCGCGGCCGCGTCGAAGGTGGGCCGCAGCAGTGCCGCGTTCTGCAGCAGCTCGAAGCCCTCCTTCATCTTGCCGAGCTCGCAGGCCGTGCGGAACAGCGCGCCGAGCGTCTCACCGGTGTCCACAGTGGACTTCGGGTGCACGGCCGCGCCGACGTTCAGCTCCGCCCGCAGGTGCGCGGCGAGGTCCGCCGGTGCCGGGAAGTCGAAGACCAGCGTCGGCGGCAGCCGCAGACCGGTCGACGCGCCGAGGGCGTTGCGCAGCTCGACCGCGGTCAGCGAGTCGAAGCCGGCGACGAGGAACCCGACGTCCGGGCGCACGGCCTCCGGTCCGGCGTGGCCCAGCACCGTGGCCGCGGTGGCCCGGACCAGCTCCAGCAGGATCGCCTGCTGGTCCGGCTCCGGCTTCCCGGCCAGGGCGGCGCGCAGGGCGGCCTCACCGGACACCGGGGCGGCGGCCGACGCGGCACGCCGGGCCGGCCGCACGAGTCCCTTGAGGACGGACGCGACCGAGCCGCCCAGCCCGGTGAGCTCGAGTTTCGCCGGGACCAGCGCGGGTTCGGCGAGCGACGTCGCGGTGTCGAACAACGCCAGTCCCTGCTCGACCGGCAGCGCCTGGACGCCACCGCGCGACATCCGCTGCCGATCCGCCGAGTCGAGCGTGGCGCTCATCCCGGTCTCCCACAGGCCCCAGGCCAGCGCCTGGGCGGGCAGGCCGCGGGCGGCCCGGTGGGCGGCGAGCGCGTCGAGGAAGGCGTTCGCCGCGGCGTAGTTGCCCTGCCCCGGGCCGCCGAAGGTGGCCGACACCGAGGAGAAGAGCACGAACGCCGAGAGGTTCCGGTCCGCGGTCAGCTCGTGCAGGTGCCAGGCGGCGTCGACCTTGGGCCGCAGCACCGCGTCCAGCCGCTCCGGGGTGAGCGAAGACAGGACGCCGTCGTCGAGCACGCCGGCCGCGTGCACGACCCCGGCGAGGTCGGGGACGTCTGCCAGCAGTTCGGCGAGCGCCGTCCGGTCCGCGGTGTCGCAGGCGGCGAGCCGGACGTCCGCGCCCAGCGCGGTCAGCTCGTCCCGCAGTTCGGTGGCGCCGGCCGCGCTGCGGCTGGTCAGCACGAGCCGCCGGACGTCGTGGGCGGTGACCAGGTGCCGGGCCAGCACGCGGCCGAGGCTGCCGGTGGCGCCGGTGAGCAGCACCGTGCCGTCCGGCCCGAACGGCCGTTTGCCGGTGGCGGCTTCCGTGGTGGCGCGGGTCAGCCGGGCCGCGAGCAGGGCGCCTTCGCGGACGGCGAGCTGGGGCTCGTCGGAGAGGACCGCGGACGGCAGCGCGTCAGCGGACTCGTCGAGGTCGATCAGGCGGACCCGGCCGGGGTGCTCGGACTGCGCCGAGCGGACCAGGCCCCAGATCGGTGCGCACGCCAGGCCGGGGACGTCGTCGCCGGCCGCGGCGGCGACCGCGCCCCGGGTCACCACGACCAGGCGGGAGGCGGCGAACCGCTCGTCGGCCAGCCAGTCCTGCAGCAGCGAGAGCACGTCGTGCGCGGCCGCCCGGGCGACCCCCGGCAGCTCGCCCGTGGCCGGGGCGAGGACGGCCAGCACCGCTTCCGGCACGGCCATCCCGAGGCCGACCGCGGCCCCGAGCGCGTCGAGGTCCGCATAGGACTCGCACGCGACGCCGCTCGCGTCGAGCACCGGCCCGACCTCGAGGTCGTCCTCGCCGACGATGGCCCACCGCCGCGCGACGGCTTCGACCGGGGGCGCCGCGACCGGCCGCCAGTCGAGCCGGAACAGCGACTCGTGCGCCTTCCGGACCGGGCGCACCGCCCCGGCGACGAGGGGCCGCAGCACCAGCGCGTCGACCGACGCCACCGGGCGGCCGGCCGGGTCGGCCAGGCTCAGCTTGACGGTGTCGTGGCCGTTCGGGGTCACCGTGACGCGGACCGCGGTGGCGCCGCTCGCGTGCAGCGTCACCCCGCTCCAGGAGAACGGGAGGTAGGTCCGGCCCGCCCACTCGGCGACCGTGCCGAGCACGTGCAGCGACGCGTCCAGCAGCGCCGGGTGCAGGCCGGACCGGGCCGCGTCCGCGTGCTCCTCGGGCCGCAGGGCCACTTCGGCGTGGACTTCGTCGCCGAGCCGCCAGGCCGCGCGCAGGCCCTGGAAGGCCGGGCCGTAGCCGAACCCGCCGTCCGGGCTGCCGGTGTAGAGGCCGTCGAGGTCCAGGGGCTCGGCCCCGGCCGGCGGCCACTCCGTCAGGTCTTCGGGGACGGAACCGGGTTCAGCGGCCAGCCGTCCGCCGGCGTGCCGCGTCCACGGCTCGTCGTCGAGTCGCGAGTGGACGGTCACCGACCGCGTGCCCGCCTCGTCCGGCGCGCCGAGGACGACTTGCAGCTGCACACCTTCGCGCTCAGGCAAGGGCAACGGCGTCTCGATGACCAGTTCGTCGATGCCGCCCGCACCCACGTGCTCGGCCGCGCGCAGGACCAGCTCGACGAACCCGGTGCCGGGGAACAGCGTGCTGCCCGCGACGACGTGGTCGGCGAGCCAGGGGTGGGTGCGCGGCGAAACCCGGCCCGTGCACACCACGGTGCCGTCGTCGGCGTTCGTGACCGACGCGCCGAGCAGCGGGTGGTCCGGGCGGTCGAGGCCCGCCATCGTGACGTCGCCGGCCGGGGTGAGGGAGAACTCGGGCCAGAACCGCTCGTGCTGGAAGGCGTACGTCGGCAGGGACGACGGGTCGCCGGTCCCGCCGAGGACGGGCTTCCAGTCCACCGTGGATCCGGTGACGTGCAGTTTCGCCAGTGCGCTCAGCAGTTCGCGCGGCTCGTCGCGGTCCTTGCGCAGCACCGCGGTGACCACCCCGCGATCGTCCAAGGAGGACGCGGCCATCGCGGTCAGGATGCCGTCCGGGCCCAGTTCCACGAACCGGGTCACGCCGAGCCCGGCGAGGGTGGCGACGGCGTCGGCGAAGCGCACCGTCCCCCGGGCCTGGCGCAGCCAGTACTCGGGCGAGGTCAGTTCGGTCGCCGGTTCGCCGGTGAGAGTCGAGACGATCGGGATGGTGGGCGCGGCGAAGGTGACGCCGGCCAGGACCCGGCCGAACTCCGCGAGCATCGCGTCCATGGCCGGCGAGTGGAAGGCGTGCGAGACGCGCAGCCGCCGGGTCTTGCGCCCGGCCCAGTGCCGCTCGACCTGCAGGACGCCGTCTTCGGCACCGGAGACCACCACGGACATGGGACCGTTGACCGCGGCCAGCTCGACACCCGCGGGCAGCGTCGGGACGACCTCGGCTTCGGTCGCCTCGATCGCGAGCATCGCCCCACCGGGCGGGAGGGTCTGCATCAGACGGCCCCGCGCGGCGACGACGGCACAGGCGTCGGACAGCGACCACACGCCCGCGACGTGCGCCGCGGCCAGTTCGCCGATCGAGTGCCCGGCGAGCC
This genomic window from Amycolatopsis mongoliensis contains:
- a CDS encoding thioesterase II family protein → MTENPELWLRRYHDADEGAVQLFCLPHAGGSASFYFPMSTGLGRAVEVLSVQYPGRQDRRLEPGIDTIPELADRVAEVLAERTRKPFALFGHSMGATLGFEVATRLEAAGVTPLHLFASGRRAPSCRRDESVHKLDDDGVLAELRKLGGTNAAVLGDDEILRMALPAIRNDYKAAETYVKRPGPKLSTPITVLTGDADPKTTLAEARAWQDHTDGEFELKVFAGGHFFLADHQPEVLRLISTRLAGTFSGHH